A window from Bradysia coprophila strain Holo2 chromosome X unlocalized genomic scaffold, BU_Bcop_v1 contig_20, whole genome shotgun sequence encodes these proteins:
- the LOC119068585 gene encoding uncharacterized protein LOC119068585 isoform X1, translating to MTLNCITIDNYKHSSWAPVQLRKCDIYSFFVCVVIFAGFANGAPQNHHRHGHTAAYSSSVDDSNTKMEWVNPCGVLLATVPTKFENETEFQPRNPKALKPLRDALPNYILRLNGPNMNAIDTSDISEWFKYNSTYSFLHRINASVAAVNLPKRHRETQKYVAAFQQLASKQKKFDSFQNEGNAKTVEIDHLLVLAKNLLCEIETIINNTRQPMPMVMSREAMDRALKFRNNNNSIFSDDGDIDELDNKFAKVRFHEYVQNLQRVLKRPGKKNLRPRKRGPKFGGPKKGKGKKGTKVVKGKGPRKQAKRKNLRKKMKLPNGSLT from the exons atgACGTTAAATTGCATCACAATTGATAACTACAAGCATTCGAGTTGGGCACCAGTACAGCTACGAAAATGCG ACATCTACAGTTTTTTCGTTTGTGTCGTCATTTTTGCTGGCTTTGCTAACGGTGCCCCACAAAACCATCACAGACATGGACACACAGCGGCGTATTCATCGTCTGTTGATGACAGTAATACCAAAATGGAATGGGTGAATCCGTGTGGTGTACTTTTAGCTACTGTAccgacaaaattcgaaaatgaaacCGAATTTCAACCAAGAAAT CCGAAAGCTTTAAAGCCACTGAGAGACGCTTTACCAAACTATATCCTTCGACTGAACGGTCCGAACATGAACGCTATTGACACATCAGACATTAGCGAATGGTTTAAATACAATTCAACCTACTCATTTTTGCATCGAATCAATGCATCTGTAGCAGCT GTAAATTTACCAAAACGACACAGAGAAACCCAAAAATATGTGGCTGCATTCCAGCAGCTAGCGAGTAAGCAGAAAAAATTCGACAGTTTCCAAAACGAAGGTAACGCAAAAACCGTCGAAATCGATCATCTGTTGGTATTGGCGAAGAATCTCCTCTGTGAAATCGAAACCATCATCAACAATACGCGCCAACCGATGCCAATGGTAATGTCCCGCGAAGCCATGGACCGAGCGCTGAAGTTtcgcaacaacaacaacagcataTTCAGTGACGACGGCGACATCGACGAGCTGGACAATAAGTTTGCGAAAGTGCGATTTCACGAGtatgtgcaaaatttgcagCGGGTACTGAAGCGTCCGGGTAAAAAGAATTTGCGACCGCGTAAACGGGGACCGAAATTCGGCGGTCCGAAGAAGGGTAAGGGAAAGAAGGGAACGAAAGTGGTGAAAGGGAAGGGACCGAGAAAACaagcaaaacgaaaaaatctgagaaagaaaatgaaattaccaAATGGCTCACTAACATAA
- the LOC119068575 gene encoding probable cytochrome P450 313a4 translates to MIVFNIFITVTLIFLLNYCWKRRNWYRASWNLPGVWPLPIIGGAYIFRNTTDVMARISDYLKSYKATTPVGFWLGSQFVILIKDPQDAEIVINHPSSMHKGALYQVAIDTMGAPGLLTASGDYWKYHRKLLDPTIQNTKILNSYYPTINSTLRILVDILNERNPKETFDIFPRIDACSFDLFAKSTLGVDCNVQREHCSFFESLNEGLFVLRKRVFEPIYNIKPIFRLSKLYPMAKRATADMRAVVQDIIRKRMVALAGSDQSHREEDEYEKRLRIFVDEAIQLTTEQKCFTEDELITESLTILMTGFETSAVSITNTVLMLAMHPQYQEKVYEEIQKICPNIDEDVTSEQLKELLFTEQCIKESMRLIPTVPLTSRLATDDFYIGETYVPAGCDVVLSAYELHRDKSVWGNDANTYNPDRFLPERFEKQHPYSYIPYSAGLRNCIGKKYAQIVIRMFIVWLVRNFKFTTDLKFEELSLKWMVVLRTNQGYPVRIEKRLEI, encoded by the exons atgattgtgttcaacattttcattacaGTTACTCTAatctttcttttaaattattgctGGAAAAGGCGAAATTGGTATCGTGCATCCTGGAATCTACCCGGCGTCTGGCCATTGCCCATAATTGGTGGAGCGTACATATTTCGGAACACAACAG ATGTCATGGCAAGAATTTCGGATTATTTGAAGTCATATAAAGCTACAACGCCAGTGGGCTTTTGGCTAGGTTCACAGTTCGTTATCCTCATTAAGGATCCACAAGATGCTGAAATCGTTATCAATCACCCCAGTTCTATGCATAAGGGCGCTCTTTATCAAGTTGCTATTGATACGATGGGTGCTCCAGGACTGCTTACTGCTTCTg gcGATTATTGGAAATATCACAGAAAACTTCTCGATCCAACGATTCAAAATACCAAGATTCTGAACAGCTATTATCCCACCATAAACAGCACTTTAAGGATTTTGGTGGACATTTTGAACGAAAGGAATCCAAAGgaaacttttgatatttttccaCGTATCGATGCTTGCAGTTTCGACCTGTTTGCTA AAAGCACATTGGGAGTCGATTGCAACGTTCAGAGGGAGCattgttcattttttgaatCACTCAATGA aggtTTATTCGTGTTACGTAAAAGAGTGTTCGAGCCGATCTATAACATAAAACCAATATTTAGATTATCCAAATTATATCCGATGGCGAAAAGAGCGACAGCAGATATGCGAGCCGTCGTTCAAGACATTATTCGAAAAAGAATGGTCGCGCTCGCTGGTAGCGATCAGAGCCATCGAGAGGAAGACGAATATGAAAAACGCTTAAGAATCTTTGTCGATGAAGCCATTCAGTTGACGACCGAACAGAAATGCTTTACAGAAGATGAGTTGATAACCGAATCGTTGACTATATTAATGACG GGATTCGAAACGTCAGCAGTTTCTATTACGAACACTGTTCTTATGCTCGCAATGCATCCACAATATCAGGAGAAGGTCTACGaggaaattcaaaaaatttgccCAAACATCGATGAAGATGTAACATCAGAACAGTTAAAGGAACTGTTATTTACAGAACAATGTATTAAGGAGTCGATGAGATTAATCCCAACGGTGCCGCTCACATCTCGTTTAGCTACGGATGATTTTTATATCG GTGAAACTTATGTGCCAGCTGGATGTGATGTCGTTCTTTCTGCATATGAGTTGCATCGAGATAAAAGTGTTTGGGGAAACGATGCCAATACATACAATCCCGACCGTTTCTTACCGGAAAGATTTGAAAAACAACATCCATACTCATACATACCATACAGTGCCG GCCTCAGAAATTGCATAG GCAAGAAGTACGCTCAAATCGTTATTCGTATGTTTATCGTATGGCTGGtgcgaaattttaaatttaccaCTGACCTGAAATTCGAGGAGTTATCACTTAAGTGGATGGTCGTGTTGAGAACGAACCAAGGCTATCCAGTCAGAATTGAAAAACGAttggaaatataa
- the LOC119068585 gene encoding uncharacterized protein LOC119068585 isoform X2, whose product MDNICKTSTYIYSFFVCVVIFAGFANGAPQNHHRHGHTAAYSSSVDDSNTKMEWVNPCGVLLATVPTKFENETEFQPRNPKALKPLRDALPNYILRLNGPNMNAIDTSDISEWFKYNSTYSFLHRINASVAAVNLPKRHRETQKYVAAFQQLASKQKKFDSFQNEGNAKTVEIDHLLVLAKNLLCEIETIINNTRQPMPMVMSREAMDRALKFRNNNNSIFSDDGDIDELDNKFAKVRFHEYVQNLQRVLKRPGKKNLRPRKRGPKFGGPKKGKGKKGTKVVKGKGPRKQAKRKNLRKKMKLPNGSLT is encoded by the exons ATGGATAACATTTGCAAAACATCAACAT ACATCTACAGTTTTTTCGTTTGTGTCGTCATTTTTGCTGGCTTTGCTAACGGTGCCCCACAAAACCATCACAGACATGGACACACAGCGGCGTATTCATCGTCTGTTGATGACAGTAATACCAAAATGGAATGGGTGAATCCGTGTGGTGTACTTTTAGCTACTGTAccgacaaaattcgaaaatgaaacCGAATTTCAACCAAGAAAT CCGAAAGCTTTAAAGCCACTGAGAGACGCTTTACCAAACTATATCCTTCGACTGAACGGTCCGAACATGAACGCTATTGACACATCAGACATTAGCGAATGGTTTAAATACAATTCAACCTACTCATTTTTGCATCGAATCAATGCATCTGTAGCAGCT GTAAATTTACCAAAACGACACAGAGAAACCCAAAAATATGTGGCTGCATTCCAGCAGCTAGCGAGTAAGCAGAAAAAATTCGACAGTTTCCAAAACGAAGGTAACGCAAAAACCGTCGAAATCGATCATCTGTTGGTATTGGCGAAGAATCTCCTCTGTGAAATCGAAACCATCATCAACAATACGCGCCAACCGATGCCAATGGTAATGTCCCGCGAAGCCATGGACCGAGCGCTGAAGTTtcgcaacaacaacaacagcataTTCAGTGACGACGGCGACATCGACGAGCTGGACAATAAGTTTGCGAAAGTGCGATTTCACGAGtatgtgcaaaatttgcagCGGGTACTGAAGCGTCCGGGTAAAAAGAATTTGCGACCGCGTAAACGGGGACCGAAATTCGGCGGTCCGAAGAAGGGTAAGGGAAAGAAGGGAACGAAAGTGGTGAAAGGGAAGGGACCGAGAAAACaagcaaaacgaaaaaatctgagaaagaaaatgaaattaccaAATGGCTCACTAACATAA